The following proteins are co-located in the Microbulbifer sp. VAAF005 genome:
- a CDS encoding acyltransferase family protein — translation MSSIGYRRDIDGLRALAVLPVVLAHAGLPGFSGGFVGVDIFFVISGYLITSILVKEIGEYRFSLANFYERRARRILPALFFVLATSIVAGWFVLPPDPFKELGQSALATLLFASNFWFWQSTEDYFGSGADWQPLLHTWSLSVEEQFYLFFPLLLCLLASRSRRSKLLVVAGLSILSLVYSVWATKAQPFANYFLTPSRVWELGLGALLALGAIPQVRKAWLLELVAAAGIAMILYSVFVYDSSTPFPGIAALLPCIGAAVLIWTGGNRETIIARLLRLRIIVAIGLISYSLYLWHWPVLVLLRLLNGSAELPLAMALVAIALSFILAWFSWRFVEAPFRRASERGLSRRGLALSLGAVGTLIMSVSLVINVKKGVPSRLPEPVYAAYESARSRTPEERRCMKLAPSEGLCEVGAPDDDSQVDYLLWGDSHAGAFIPGFEHWLEAEGYSGIVAAKSACAPLLDVIRLEMGASHGCDRFNEDVMGMLERRSDLGTVVLVARWALLAEGTRSPGEGGLSAVLGLAGDKDGPQINGAQSSRNYELFDYGLRQTIARIRASGRSVVIIEGIPEISFSVPLAIASAEFIGARVQAAPTLEQVVERNSRVRATLEALSEEFEIQRGSLVSELCPSECQIQMEGRSLYRDDNHLSTFGSEMLVPGLMNRLLMANSNIRPSG, via the coding sequence ATGAGCAGTATTGGGTACCGTCGAGACATCGATGGGTTGCGCGCATTAGCAGTTCTTCCTGTTGTTTTGGCCCATGCAGGGTTACCGGGTTTCTCCGGTGGCTTTGTTGGGGTCGATATCTTTTTTGTTATTTCCGGTTACCTGATTACCAGTATCCTGGTGAAGGAAATTGGTGAATATCGCTTCTCCCTGGCTAATTTTTATGAGCGTCGAGCTCGCCGTATCTTGCCAGCATTATTCTTTGTTCTGGCGACTTCGATTGTTGCAGGGTGGTTTGTATTACCACCAGACCCCTTTAAAGAACTGGGGCAGTCCGCATTGGCGACGCTATTGTTCGCATCTAACTTCTGGTTTTGGCAAAGTACCGAGGACTATTTTGGTTCGGGAGCAGACTGGCAACCTCTGCTACACACTTGGTCGTTATCTGTTGAAGAGCAGTTTTATCTGTTTTTCCCGCTGTTGCTTTGCCTGCTAGCTTCTCGTAGCCGGCGCTCGAAATTGCTGGTTGTGGCTGGGTTATCGATACTCTCTCTCGTTTACTCAGTTTGGGCAACTAAAGCCCAGCCTTTCGCCAATTATTTCCTGACGCCTTCGCGGGTTTGGGAGTTGGGGCTTGGGGCTCTACTGGCCTTAGGAGCTATTCCACAAGTGCGCAAAGCTTGGTTGCTGGAGTTGGTGGCGGCTGCTGGAATCGCAATGATTCTTTATAGCGTCTTTGTTTATGACTCCTCCACGCCCTTCCCTGGAATTGCCGCACTATTACCTTGTATCGGAGCTGCGGTGCTCATTTGGACTGGAGGGAATCGGGAAACAATTATTGCTCGGTTGTTGCGGCTGCGGATCATCGTAGCAATAGGCTTGATTTCCTACTCTCTGTATCTATGGCACTGGCCAGTCCTGGTTTTACTCCGCCTTCTCAATGGATCAGCTGAGCTCCCCCTGGCAATGGCATTGGTCGCGATTGCGCTCTCTTTCATTCTCGCTTGGTTCAGCTGGCGATTCGTAGAGGCGCCATTTCGCCGTGCATCTGAGAGGGGACTTTCCCGTCGGGGCCTGGCTTTGTCACTGGGAGCTGTGGGAACACTTATCATGAGTGTTTCCCTGGTTATCAATGTAAAAAAAGGAGTGCCCTCAAGGCTGCCAGAGCCGGTATATGCAGCTTATGAGAGCGCTAGATCACGCACACCCGAAGAGCGCCGCTGTATGAAGCTTGCACCTTCCGAGGGGCTTTGTGAGGTGGGGGCACCCGACGACGACTCTCAGGTAGACTATCTACTCTGGGGAGATTCCCATGCGGGTGCTTTTATTCCGGGATTTGAGCATTGGCTTGAGGCTGAGGGGTACAGTGGAATTGTAGCTGCAAAGTCTGCTTGTGCGCCGCTTCTGGATGTAATTCGTTTGGAAATGGGTGCATCCCATGGGTGTGACCGCTTTAATGAAGATGTCATGGGGATGCTGGAGCGCCGCTCTGATTTAGGCACAGTTGTTTTGGTGGCTCGCTGGGCCCTATTGGCCGAGGGCACACGATCTCCTGGAGAAGGCGGGCTGTCGGCAGTTTTGGGGTTGGCGGGAGATAAAGATGGCCCTCAGATAAATGGAGCCCAATCCAGTCGAAACTATGAGTTATTTGATTATGGGCTTCGGCAAACTATCGCCAGAATTCGTGCTTCGGGCCGCAGCGTGGTGATTATTGAGGGGATTCCAGAGATTTCTTTTTCCGTACCATTGGCTATTGCCAGCGCGGAGTTTATTGGGGCTCGGGTACAAGCGGCGCCGACACTAGAACAGGTGGTGGAGCGTAACAGTCGGGTAAGGGCGACTCTTGAGGCCTTGTCGGAGGAGTTTGAAATACAGCGAGGTAGTCTTGTGTCGGAGCTTTGCCCATCAGAATGCCAAATACAGATGGAGGGTCGGTCGCTGTATCGCGACGATAATCATCTGAGCACTTTTGGTTCAGAGATGCTGGTACCAGGCTTGATGAATCGACTATTAATGGCGAACTCGAATATAAGGCCAAGCGGTTAG
- the rhlB gene encoding ATP-dependent RNA helicase RhlB gives MIGKLFRRSSSKEDKGSRRGEDSSGRQKEGQKPSDKAAKGRTKSAQAEGKSRRGGSRNAQKGRQRSRKPAAPAAPWSLDEFQVPEQEGKVRFHDLGLPNELMHAIHDLGFQYCSPIQGRSLPHTLNGHDLVGKAQTGTGKTAAFLITVIDDLLKHPFEGERYAGEARSLIIAPTRELVMQIADDAKALCKHTELEIHTLVGGMDYDKQQRNLNERLVDILVATPGRLLDFVGNRDCYLDQVEVLVIDEADRMLDMGFIPQVRRIVRQTPRKTHRQTMFFSATFTPEVDDLVEQWTDDPVVVEIEPERVATDTVEQHVYLSASEEKYTLLYNIVQREEVDSLIVFANRRDQCRRLHEQLLAHGISAGLLSGEVAQNKRVRTLDDFKSGKTKVLVATDVAGRGIHIDGISHVVNFTLPEEPEDYVHRIGRTGRAGKTGTSISFACEDDAMRLEPIEQLLGGKLKCEVPPEELLVEPPKVKVQRSHGDRDGRRGGPGGNRRPRRH, from the coding sequence TTGATAGGAAAGTTGTTCCGCCGATCCTCCTCCAAAGAGGATAAGGGCTCCCGCCGGGGAGAAGACAGCTCCGGACGCCAAAAAGAAGGGCAAAAGCCGTCTGATAAGGCTGCCAAGGGGCGTACAAAATCCGCACAGGCGGAGGGGAAGTCGCGCCGGGGCGGTAGCAGAAATGCTCAAAAAGGGCGCCAGCGCAGCAGAAAGCCAGCGGCACCCGCAGCGCCCTGGTCCCTGGATGAATTCCAGGTTCCAGAACAGGAGGGCAAGGTCCGCTTCCACGACCTGGGACTGCCCAATGAGTTGATGCACGCTATCCACGACTTGGGTTTCCAGTATTGCTCGCCTATTCAGGGTCGCTCCCTTCCCCACACCCTCAATGGTCACGACCTGGTGGGTAAGGCACAAACCGGTACCGGTAAGACGGCGGCCTTCCTGATCACAGTGATTGACGATCTGCTTAAGCACCCGTTTGAAGGTGAGCGCTACGCTGGCGAAGCCCGCTCCCTGATTATCGCTCCGACCCGTGAGCTGGTGATGCAGATTGCCGATGATGCCAAGGCACTGTGTAAGCATACCGAACTGGAAATTCATACCCTGGTGGGCGGTATGGATTACGACAAGCAGCAGAGAAACCTGAATGAGCGGCTGGTGGATATCCTGGTGGCGACGCCGGGCCGTCTGCTGGACTTCGTCGGCAATCGAGACTGCTACCTGGACCAAGTAGAAGTTCTGGTAATCGATGAAGCGGATCGTATGTTGGATATGGGCTTTATCCCCCAGGTACGCCGCATTGTCCGCCAGACCCCGCGTAAAACCCATCGCCAAACCATGTTCTTCTCCGCGACATTTACTCCTGAAGTTGATGATCTGGTGGAGCAGTGGACAGATGATCCGGTAGTTGTGGAGATTGAGCCGGAGAGGGTTGCCACAGATACTGTTGAGCAGCATGTTTACCTGTCTGCCAGTGAAGAAAAGTACACCCTGCTTTACAACATTGTGCAGCGGGAAGAAGTGGATAGCCTGATTGTATTTGCCAACCGCCGCGATCAATGTCGCCGCTTGCACGAACAGCTTCTCGCTCACGGTATTTCTGCCGGCCTGCTCTCTGGTGAAGTGGCACAAAATAAGCGGGTTCGCACCCTCGACGACTTTAAGTCCGGCAAAACCAAGGTCCTGGTGGCTACCGATGTCGCCGGGCGTGGTATCCATATTGATGGTATCAGCCATGTGGTGAATTTCACCTTGCCTGAAGAGCCGGAGGACTACGTTCATCGCATTGGTCGAACTGGTCGAGCAGGTAAAACGGGCACCTCTATCAGTTTCGCCTGTGAAGATGATGCCATGCGCCTGGAGCCTATTGAGCAGCTGCTCGGTGGCAAGCTCAAGTGTGAAGTTCCGCCCGAAGAGCTATTGGTAGAGCCTCCTAAAGTAAAGGTCCAGCGCAGTCACGGTGATCGTGACGGACGACGCGGTGGCCCTGGTGGTAACCGTCGCCCCCGCAGACATTAA
- a CDS encoding DoxX family protein has translation MTTLSRWYACFLRAAGKIDWLGPLALRIYLAPILVLAGLNKMNNIDDVAAWFGNPDWGLGLPAPLLMAWLAALTEFLGGIAILLGFATRLVALPLMFVMAVAAYTAHWENGWSALPDKTLSVPWEWRKDLIDEASVRKEKIVGLLKEHGNYEWLVETGGVTILKNGIEFAATYFIMLLALFCSGAGRFFSVDYWLCRHYSGQGAP, from the coding sequence ATGACTACCTTGAGCCGCTGGTATGCCTGCTTCTTGCGGGCTGCCGGAAAAATTGACTGGTTGGGGCCCCTTGCCCTGCGTATCTACTTGGCGCCAATTCTTGTGCTTGCCGGCCTCAACAAAATGAACAATATCGATGATGTGGCAGCCTGGTTTGGCAATCCGGACTGGGGGCTAGGGTTACCGGCACCACTATTGATGGCCTGGTTGGCGGCCTTGACCGAGTTTTTGGGCGGTATTGCCATACTTTTGGGCTTTGCGACCCGCCTGGTAGCGCTTCCACTGATGTTTGTGATGGCAGTGGCAGCTTATACGGCCCACTGGGAGAACGGTTGGTCTGCATTGCCGGATAAAACCTTGAGTGTGCCCTGGGAGTGGCGCAAGGATCTGATTGATGAAGCCTCAGTGCGCAAAGAGAAGATTGTCGGTTTACTCAAGGAGCACGGCAATTATGAGTGGTTGGTGGAAACTGGAGGAGTGACCATCCTGAAAAATGGTATTGAGTTTGCCGCTACCTACTTCATTATGTTGTTGGCGCTATTTTGTAGTGGGGCAGGGCGGTTTTTCAGTGTGGATTACTGGCTGTGCCGTCACTATAGCGGGCAGGGAGCCCCATAG
- a CDS encoding CapA family protein gives MNGIGRKGHQLIKGFSLLLAGIIFSTGLSAKTAAPNTVITGRVVDEQGKAIAGVEINNNDGVVFTRKGSFRLTLAAENIYQLKFSAAGYYPLTHTFSAHELTLSDGKIPDVTLVARKPGRVMLAFAGDLMTGRRYYKPLKGDLPLLREGSDAAQFKQLLAPIKPYLVDADIASVNLEAVLVGDKPGTETPKSVTFYSRPLTLTALKWAGIDYVTLGNNHLYDFGDAGVTSTLDALQQSGLKFSGGGLNEPQALESALLQGGSQQYSLLGFVGWRGNFSPNQVAEGEKAGAALGSEVNIARTVAREAAEQRPVVVQYHGSEEYSYAPTELSQSRMKLAIDRGADLVVGHHPHVLHGFELYRGKLIAYSLGNFLFDQYFQETHRSALLYVWMDGEQFVRAEVAPLYIQHYQPTPAVGAVRQHILRRLQHQSILKGLSLSASGGHGVILPDSDKRARKALSAGTAPLAPTTGSWVGKLPLTWQQQLPALEGIDPQASCTSGRDLLVTGDFESDRLLPGQPATWRLSPASSIDAGIARSGDHSMVLRGNSRGLAEAVTRGFHRLVEAPPQALHSLLGYARSTQAQSLQVCLEYAPRARAFSQSLESAEQECFGSVAIRKGDWQAFRVDFPPLDKQAVKGYRLRLQGAVAEGTNIILDDLAWVVWDKPTSCAKFGNDVANIDFLALEP, from the coding sequence ATGAACGGGATAGGGCGAAAGGGCCACCAATTAATCAAGGGTTTCAGCCTGTTACTGGCCGGCATAATTTTCTCAACCGGGCTGTCTGCCAAAACCGCAGCGCCCAATACGGTTATTACCGGCCGGGTAGTGGATGAGCAGGGTAAGGCGATTGCTGGGGTTGAGATCAATAATAATGATGGAGTGGTTTTTACCCGCAAGGGGAGCTTCCGCCTGACGCTGGCTGCCGAAAATATCTATCAGCTTAAATTTTCTGCGGCCGGCTACTACCCGTTAACCCATACTTTTTCCGCCCATGAATTAACGCTCAGCGATGGAAAAATTCCCGACGTTACCCTGGTCGCCCGAAAACCCGGCCGGGTTATGTTGGCTTTTGCGGGCGATTTAATGACAGGGCGGCGCTATTACAAGCCGCTAAAGGGGGACCTGCCCCTGCTGCGTGAGGGCAGTGATGCCGCACAGTTTAAACAGCTGCTGGCCCCGATTAAACCTTACCTTGTCGATGCGGATATCGCTTCAGTCAATTTGGAAGCGGTTCTGGTTGGTGATAAGCCCGGTACGGAAACGCCGAAAAGTGTCACTTTCTATTCCCGCCCTCTCACCCTGACAGCATTGAAATGGGCGGGCATTGATTACGTCACTTTGGGTAATAATCACCTGTATGACTTTGGCGATGCCGGGGTAACGAGCACGCTCGACGCCTTGCAGCAGAGCGGCTTGAAATTTTCAGGGGGCGGGCTGAATGAGCCCCAGGCGCTCGAGAGTGCTCTGCTGCAAGGAGGCTCACAGCAATACAGCCTATTGGGCTTTGTGGGCTGGCGCGGTAACTTCTCCCCCAATCAGGTGGCCGAGGGAGAAAAAGCCGGGGCTGCCTTGGGCAGTGAAGTGAATATAGCCCGCACAGTGGCCCGCGAAGCTGCTGAACAGCGCCCGGTGGTGGTGCAGTATCACGGCAGTGAAGAGTACAGTTACGCGCCCACTGAACTAAGCCAGAGCCGTATGAAGCTGGCCATTGACCGGGGGGCCGATCTGGTTGTTGGCCATCACCCTCATGTGCTGCACGGCTTTGAGTTATACCGGGGTAAGCTTATCGCTTACTCCCTGGGCAATTTTTTATTTGACCAGTATTTTCAGGAGACCCACCGATCTGCGCTGTTGTACGTATGGATGGATGGCGAGCAGTTTGTGCGGGCTGAGGTGGCGCCGCTCTATATCCAGCACTACCAGCCCACACCTGCGGTTGGGGCTGTGCGGCAGCATATTCTCCGCCGCCTACAGCATCAATCCATTCTAAAAGGACTGTCCCTGTCGGCCAGTGGCGGACACGGGGTTATTTTGCCTGATAGTGATAAACGGGCCCGCAAGGCACTGAGCGCCGGTACTGCCCCGTTGGCACCTACAACGGGCTCGTGGGTGGGCAAGCTGCCGTTGACCTGGCAACAGCAATTGCCGGCGCTCGAGGGGATTGATCCACAGGCGAGCTGTACCAGTGGTCGCGATCTGTTGGTGACCGGTGATTTTGAATCCGACCGACTGCTGCCCGGGCAGCCCGCCACTTGGCGTCTGTCCCCCGCCAGTAGTATCGATGCGGGAATTGCCCGCTCGGGAGATCACTCGATGGTGCTGCGTGGGAACAGCCGGGGTCTTGCCGAAGCAGTCACCCGCGGCTTTCATCGATTGGTGGAGGCGCCGCCACAGGCACTTCACTCACTGCTCGGCTACGCCCGCTCGACACAGGCACAATCGCTGCAAGTTTGTTTGGAATATGCCCCCCGAGCGCGTGCTTTTTCGCAATCGCTGGAGTCTGCTGAGCAGGAGTGTTTCGGTTCTGTCGCAATCAGAAAGGGCGATTGGCAGGCGTTTCGAGTAGATTTTCCACCGCTGGATAAGCAGGCGGTTAAAGGCTATCGCCTGCGTTTGCAGGGGGCGGTTGCCGAGGGCACGAATATTATCCTCGATGATTTGGCCTGGGTGGTTTGGGATAAGCCTACTTCCTGTGCAAAATTCGGCAATGACGTTGCCAATATTGATTTTCTGGCCTTGGAGCCCTAG
- the ggt gene encoding gamma-glutamyltransferase, with amino-acid sequence MVEKSKQLISSFLLTTLLIVSVTGEAASHVDESAAIIRYDSIHHPVIGTGGMVSSQRELASEIGADILRRGGNAVDAAVATGIALAVTLPRAGNLGGGGFMLVYLAKENKVVALDYREMAPAAAHRDMYLDSEGNVDTRKARFSHLSSGVPGTVAGLAHALEKYGTMSWQEVVAPSIELAEKGFVVSYDLAENLKSRQAWLTANTATAKAYYKRGGIPYEPGEVLVQKDLAWSLKQLAQDGPEAFYQGAIADKIVTAMQEGGGLITRDDLANYRVQEREPVATDYRGYQVVSMPPTSSGGVHIIQMLNILEQFPIGKMGAGSADATHLLAEAMKRAYADRSEHLGDPDHFAVPIAGITSKAYARELAEGISLASATPSAKIHAGNPAPYESPDTTHFSVMDAQGNAVSNTYTLNFSYGSGIVIPGTGILMNNEMDDFSAKPGVPNAFGLVGGEANAIAARKRPLSSMTPTMIFREGKPYVVTGSPGGSRIITTVLQVLVNVMDHQMNIADAVHAPRIHHQWLPDQLELEPGFSPDTIKLLLQKGQKVKQGRTMGSVQSIMWKEGLFYGASDPRRPDAGTVAVQ; translated from the coding sequence ATGGTTGAGAAAAGCAAACAATTGATATCATCATTTCTGCTGACAACACTGCTGATCGTGTCTGTGACGGGTGAGGCGGCAAGTCATGTGGATGAAAGTGCAGCGATAATCCGCTATGACAGTATTCATCACCCGGTAATCGGTACTGGTGGAATGGTGTCAAGCCAACGCGAGTTGGCCAGTGAAATTGGTGCAGATATTCTTCGTCGGGGCGGCAACGCGGTGGATGCGGCAGTGGCCACAGGGATTGCCTTGGCAGTAACTTTACCCAGGGCCGGGAACCTTGGCGGTGGTGGATTTATGCTGGTCTACCTCGCTAAAGAGAATAAGGTGGTGGCGCTCGATTATCGCGAGATGGCACCGGCAGCAGCTCACCGGGATATGTATCTGGATTCTGAGGGAAATGTGGATACCAGAAAAGCCCGCTTCAGCCACCTCTCATCAGGGGTGCCTGGCACTGTGGCGGGACTGGCCCATGCTCTGGAAAAGTATGGGACCATGAGTTGGCAAGAAGTTGTGGCTCCCTCGATAGAACTGGCAGAAAAAGGTTTTGTGGTCTCCTATGATTTGGCGGAGAACCTGAAAAGTCGTCAGGCCTGGCTCACAGCCAATACGGCCACAGCAAAAGCCTACTACAAGCGCGGTGGTATTCCCTATGAGCCCGGCGAAGTATTGGTGCAAAAGGATTTGGCCTGGAGCTTAAAACAGCTGGCGCAAGACGGCCCGGAGGCTTTTTACCAGGGCGCAATCGCCGATAAAATTGTTACGGCGATGCAAGAGGGGGGTGGCCTGATTACCCGCGATGACCTGGCCAACTACCGGGTGCAAGAGCGCGAGCCGGTCGCTACCGATTACCGTGGCTATCAAGTGGTATCGATGCCGCCAACCAGCTCCGGCGGTGTTCATATTATTCAGATGCTCAACATTCTGGAGCAGTTTCCGATCGGTAAAATGGGGGCGGGCAGTGCCGATGCGACCCACCTGCTGGCGGAGGCGATGAAGCGCGCTTATGCGGATCGCAGTGAACACCTCGGCGATCCTGATCACTTTGCCGTACCGATTGCCGGTATCACCAGTAAAGCCTACGCGCGGGAATTGGCCGAGGGTATTTCACTGGCGAGTGCGACCCCCTCAGCAAAAATCCATGCGGGCAACCCCGCGCCCTATGAAAGCCCTGACACCACCCATTTTTCTGTTATGGATGCGCAGGGTAACGCGGTGTCTAATACCTATACCCTTAATTTTTCCTACGGTTCGGGAATCGTGATCCCAGGTACCGGTATTTTGATGAATAATGAGATGGACGATTTTTCCGCGAAGCCTGGTGTGCCCAACGCCTTTGGCCTGGTGGGAGGGGAGGCCAATGCCATTGCCGCGCGCAAGCGCCCATTGAGCTCAATGACACCGACCATGATATTTCGCGAGGGCAAACCCTATGTGGTAACTGGCAGCCCGGGAGGCAGCCGTATTATCACTACGGTGTTGCAGGTGTTGGTCAATGTTATGGACCACCAAATGAATATTGCCGATGCGGTCCACGCGCCCAGAATTCACCATCAATGGCTGCCGGACCAATTGGAACTGGAGCCTGGCTTTAGTCCGGATACGATCAAACTGTTGCTGCAAAAAGGGCAGAAGGTGAAACAGGGGCGGACCATGGGCAGTGTGCAGTCCATTATGTGGAAGGAGGGATTGTTTTATGGTGCCTCTGACCCCCGCCGTCCCGATGCTGGAACAGTCGCTGTGCAGTAA
- a CDS encoding diaminopimelate decarboxylase, whose amino-acid sequence MNDYEFIDEYATDGVAVNLDNELLTKAAIQQGLLSEEEPLAGFVDIAGVENTVQSLHQAFPKHFTHHFAVKANGMSAVLKLLKKLGMSAETASPGELQQALNAGFSADQIVFDEPAKTFGLIRRVLSLGATLHIDNFDEMSRVQEILGDDHARGELGYRINPQVGSGQIKAMSTAGLHSKFGVALDDRGNRERIINDYLNYPWLNTIHTHVGSQGCPFYLMAEGIAKVVALAKEINKRAGEQRIRSIDIGGGLRVNFYSDKVTPTYLQYADFLKEEVPELFTGEFKVKTEFGRAVMAKNGCILSRVEYAKNSGGRHIVTTHAGAQIAARTIFMPEAWPLRLSSFDSSGVCKTQNFIEQDIAGPCCFSGDVIANRRVIPKLDSGDYVMLHDTGAYYFSNPFYYNSLPAPAVYGYRISAAGAVQFEQYRAPQTLGEMMQVVG is encoded by the coding sequence ATGAATGATTATGAGTTTATTGATGAATATGCAACTGATGGTGTTGCCGTAAACCTCGATAATGAACTGCTGACAAAAGCAGCAATTCAGCAGGGGCTTCTGAGTGAGGAGGAGCCATTGGCCGGTTTTGTGGATATTGCCGGGGTGGAGAACACGGTACAATCTTTACATCAGGCTTTCCCAAAACATTTTACGCATCATTTTGCAGTCAAAGCCAACGGCATGTCGGCGGTATTAAAACTGCTGAAAAAACTTGGCATGAGTGCCGAAACGGCAAGTCCCGGTGAATTGCAGCAGGCCCTGAATGCCGGTTTTTCTGCCGATCAGATTGTGTTTGATGAGCCGGCAAAAACCTTCGGATTGATTCGCCGGGTTTTATCGCTGGGTGCTACTTTACATATCGATAATTTTGATGAAATGTCGCGGGTGCAAGAGATTCTCGGCGATGACCATGCTCGCGGCGAGCTGGGGTATAGAATTAATCCCCAAGTGGGCAGTGGTCAGATTAAGGCGATGAGTACCGCAGGGCTACACTCCAAGTTTGGTGTGGCTCTAGATGATCGCGGCAATCGCGAGCGTATTATTAATGACTATTTAAACTACCCCTGGCTCAATACAATCCATACCCATGTTGGCTCCCAGGGCTGCCCCTTTTATTTAATGGCAGAGGGGATCGCCAAAGTAGTGGCGTTGGCAAAGGAGATCAACAAGCGTGCCGGAGAGCAGCGTATTCGTTCAATTGATATTGGCGGGGGGCTACGGGTAAATTTTTACAGTGATAAAGTGACACCCACCTACCTGCAGTACGCCGACTTCCTGAAAGAGGAAGTTCCCGAATTATTCACCGGCGAGTTTAAGGTGAAAACTGAATTTGGCCGTGCGGTGATGGCAAAAAATGGCTGTATTTTATCTCGAGTGGAATACGCTAAAAACAGTGGCGGAAGGCATATCGTCACCACTCACGCCGGTGCCCAAATTGCCGCGCGCACTATTTTTATGCCGGAGGCCTGGCCTCTGCGCCTATCCTCTTTCGATAGTAGCGGTGTCTGTAAGACGCAAAACTTTATTGAGCAGGATATTGCTGGCCCCTGCTGTTTCTCGGGGGATGTCATCGCCAACCGGAGGGTAATACCAAAACTTGATAGTGGCGATTATGTAATGCTCCACGATACTGGTGCATATTATTTTTCCAACCCATTTTATTATAACTCCCTACCGGCACCGGCGGTTTACGGTTATCGGATTAGCGCTGCAGGTGCAGTGCAATTTGAACAATATCGGGCTCCGCAAACGCTTGGCGAGATGATGCAGGTAGTGGGTTAA